The Stieleria maiorica genome includes the window GCAGCGCACGGATTTGCTGGTGCCGCCACGATGCGTGTCTAGCCAAACGATCGGCATCGTCGTCGAAGACAGCCGCGGGCGGCGCCGCATTCTGCCGATCATCCCCCGCGGCACGAAATTACCGGCGCGCACCAACCGCAAACTCACGATCGCCAAAGATCGATTCTCCATGACCTTGTCGGTCGTCGAATCCTCCGGCGTCCGCGGCGACAAGTGGCACTCGCTCGGACGCTACGAATTCAACGTCGATAAAGATTCCAACAACCAACTGAAACGAACCCGCAGCATCGGATTCGAATTGAACGTGGACGGGTTGTTGACCGTCCGTGCCCAAACGCCCGGAACGCCCGAAAGCAAACGTTTGCCGATCATTCCCGAGCCGCTGTTGGACCCCAGGGACGAACCCGAGTGGGCCCGTTGGGTGTCCGCGTTGGATGTGTGATCAACCGCTGACCGAGATCACGGCCTTGATCACCCCGGTTTCGGGCTTGGTGAAGGACTCGAAATCCGTCAACACCTTGTCCATGTCGGTGCGGTGGGTGATCCACGGATCGGTGTTGATCAATCCGCCTTCGATCAATTGGATGATGCGCGTGAAATCACCGGGCAAGGCGTTGCGTGATGCCAGGATGGACGCCTCGGGCTTGTGCATCGTGGGGTGGCGGAAAGTGATTTCGTCGGTCGTGATGCCGACATAGACCAATGATCCGGTGCTGGCCAGATAGTTCAACGCGCCGCCCATCGAATGACGGTTTCCGGTCGCGTCGACGATCGATTGATAAAGGTCGCCGCCGGTCAATTCCTTCATCCGCTCCAGCTCGCTGCCGTCCCCTTTGAACTGCACCGTGTTTTCGATGCCGTAGTTATCGCGGACGAATTCCAAGCGGTCGGGGTTCATGTCCATCACGCTGATCTTTGCCCCGGTGAATTTGGCAAACTCCAGCGTCGCCAGTCCGATCGGGCCCATCCCAATGATCATCGCGTGGTCGGCCGGTTGCGGGTTGGCTCGGTCGTTGGCGTGGCAGCCGATCGCAAGTGTTTCGACCAGTGCGAGTTGGTCGAAGGAGAGCTTTTTGGACGGGTGCAGTTTGTCGGCGCGGACCAGGAACGACTCGCAGAGTCCGCCGTCCATCATCACACCGATGACTTTCAAGTTTTGGCAGCAGTTGGTCGCTCCTCGGCGACAGGGGTAGCAGGTGCCGCAGTTCATGTAGGGTTCGACGCTGCAGCGATCGCCGGCGGCAACGTTCGTCACGCCTTCACCGACCGCGACGACTTCGACGCCGAGTTCGTGGCCGGGGATTCGCGGGAAATCGAAAAACGGAAACTTGCCCAAGTAGCAACTGATGTCCGTCCCGCAGACGCCCATCCGGTGAGTGCGGACCAGAGCCTGTCCCGGTCCGGGGGCCGGCGGTGATTCGATTTCAATGGGCTTGAGCGTTTTGACTTCACTGATTTGGATCGCGCGCATCGATGGGTTACTCCAAGTGATAAATGCGTTTGGCGGTACCGCCGAAAATTTGTTGTTGTTCGTCGCTGGAAAGTTCAGCGGCCAGTGACCGGACGGTTTCCAGCCAGTGATCGTAATGGGTGCGTAGCAGACAGACCGGCCAATCGCTGCCGTACATCAACCGGGACGGGCCGAACGCGTCGAGCACGATTTCCCAGTACGGCCGGACCGTTTCGATGTCCCAACACGAGTCGACGACTTCGGTGACGACGCCGGAAAACTTGCACGATAGATTCGGCAAAGTTGCGATTTCGCGGATCTGTGATTCCCACCGCGCGTCGACTCGGCCGTCTTTGACGGTCGGTTTCGCGATGTGGTCCAACACCATCGGGAGGTCGCCGTGTGTGCGGACGAACTCAATGGAAGGTTCCAATTGTCGTGCGAAGATCAAGACATCGTAAACCAGATCACGGCCGGCCAATTCGCGGATCCCGCGATTGAAGTCCGCGCCCAAGATGAAGCGATCATCGGGTTCATCCTGGACGACGTGCCGCAGTCCTTTCAGTTGACGATTGTCGGCGAAACGATCCAGTTGTGCGGTGACTTGATCGGACGCGAAATCGACCCAGCCGACGACGCCCTTGATCAACGGTTCCGATTCCGCCAACGCGAGCAGCGTTTCGGTCTCTTCCAACGTCTGTCTGGCTTGGACGGAGACGAAGCCATCGACGCCGTTTTCAATCGCAAGCGTTTTCAGCTCGTCGGTCCAGAAATCGCGTCGCAACACCGACATCTGGTCGTTGATCCATGGATACTGATCGGCGGAGTAGGTCCAGAGGTGATGGTGTGAGTCGATCAACATGGCCGGTCAACATCAGGGCGGGTGCGGGGAGAGCTGCTTCGGAGAGCAACGGGCAAGAACGGATGCCGGCTTCACCGTAGCTGCCGTCGCCAGACGGCGGTCGTTCCACGCTCTGGCGAGCGTCGCTACAAAGTAAACGGCATCCGATGATCGTCGACAAGCCACCTTTGCCCCGCTTCGTCCCGGCTCGGTCATCCCAGCCGTGTTTTGTGAACAATCGGAAGGACCCGGACAATCGCCAACGCTGGCAAACCCATGACCGATTCACCGAAATTGCAGATCGGCTGGTCCGGCGTCCGATGCACACCCTACGGCAGCCCCTTATGCCGACTGTCAGCTGCGCACGCACCTCTTCCCGGCCATCGCCCACCCTTCCGGCGACCACCGGCAACTCGTCCGCGGCGGCAATGGCCGCACCGATTCAACCTACCCAAAATTCTCATGTCTGAATTCGTCGCCCCCTCAGTTGATCCGGATCTTGACGACGTCAAAAAAACTCGCAAAGCGAGTCGCAGGACCGATGCCGCTCAATCGCCGCTGGAAACCTACTTACGCGAGATCAACGAGACGGCGTTGTTGACGGCCAAAGAAGAGCTCGAATTGGCCGCCCGCATCGAACAAGGTGATGTCGAAGCGCGTGACCGCATGGTCCGGGCCAACTTGCGGTTGGTCGTCAACATCTCACGCGGCTACACCGGTAAAGGCCTCAGCCTGCAAGACCTGATCGAGGAGGGAAACCTGGGCCTGCTACGGGCGGTCGAGGGATTCGACCCGACCGTCGGAACCCGGTTCAGCACCTACGCCAGCTACTGGATCAAGCAATCGATCAAGCGGGCGCTGATCAACAGTGCCAAAACGATTCGCATTCCCGCTTACATGGTGGAATTGTTGAGCAAGTGGCGACGTGCGACCGCGCGGTTGAGTGAAGAACTCGGCCGCACGCCGACCAACGAAGAAGTCGCCCGTGTGTTGGGGTTGCCCAAGAAGAAGCTGCCGATCATTCGCAAAGCGATCCGAATCAGCAACAGCACGCCGCAGAGCGACCAGAGCGAATCGGGGTGGTCGCTGGGTGAGATGGTGATGGACGAACGGCTCAAGGCCCCCGACGAAATGATGCTCGATCACGACATCTTGCGCCACGCCATGGAGCTGTTGGGGGACCTGGAGGAACGCGAGGCGATGGTCTTGAAACTTCGGTTCGGCCTGGACGGCAGCGAACCGAAAACGCTCAAGGAGATTGGCGCCGAATTGGGGCTGACCCGCGAACGCGTTCGGCAGATCGAAACCGAGGCGCTGCGCCGGCTCGCCGATGGCTTGACCGACCCCCGTGAACGATTCGGGCTGTAAGGATCATCGCGACGAAACGGACTGCGTCTCGGGGTACGATGGCCCTTTCGGGCCGTCGTCCACAGGGGGCTTCCCGCGAGGACCTAGAAAGGACGTCGTACGGGCGAACCGCCGGTTCTTATCGCAGCACCACCGAATTCGACACCGAGTTCCCCAGGTGCTCGAAATCGGTGAACGACCAGACGACGTTTTTCTTGCGATCGATTTCGACGATCTGCGGCTGACCGGGGCCGGCGTGACAATTGCCGACGATGATGTTGCCGTTGTCTCGCACCTGCAGCGTCGTCACCCACGCCAGCGTGATGCCTTTCAAGTCGTTCTGGTCGACCTGCCACACGATCTCTTTTTCCGGCGTGACTTCCAGCACACTGTGCCCGTTCCCGGTGCCGATCAGCGTGTTCCCGTTGGGCAGACGCAGGGCGCTGAAGACCGAGTCGCCGAAAGCCTCCGGCCCGTGGCCTCCCAGGGGCTGTTTGCCGAACAACGGCACGTCGTACTCCCAGACGATCGCTCCGTTTCGGGTGTACTCGCGAACGTAACCGTCGCCTTCTTGAGCGACCAGATACGTCCAGTCGTCGCCGGCGATGATCGGGCGGACCAACCGCGTGTCGCGGTGAGGGTGGGGGCGGTCGCGTTTGAGATTGAATTGTTTGTGAACGTTTCCTTCGCGGTCGATCTCGTAGATCTTTCCTTCGCCGCTGAGCGCCACCATCAGCTTCTCGCCGGGCAGCGGCGCGATCGAATGCAATTCGACTTTCTTGGCCGTTGCCAGCCGGAGTGCGTCAAAGGACCAGACGACGTCACGGCTGTTCGCGTCCAATTCAACGATTTCGGTTCCTTGGTGCGTCAGCACGTTTCCGTTTGGCAGCACATGGATGTCGTGCGGTGCAGCCTTCAGTTTTACCGACGCGGTCACTTGGCCGTCGGAATCGAACCAGTAAAGCGTATTACGTTCGTTGGCGACCAACGGGGACCCGGCGGTCAGGGGAGCGGCCAGGATCAGCGCAACGGACAGGCAAAAGAGGAATCGCATGGATGGGATATTGGAAAGGGGGAAAACGGTCATGAGATCGCAGCGGGAAAATCGCTGTCGAAGTGGGGTTCAATTTCCGCGATGCTGGGTAGCCCGGCTCGGGCCAGCAATTGATCGAGTTGTTCTCGGCGTTGGCGCGGGTCCTGCGGTCCGGCGGTGGAGGGTTGATCCGCATCGGGGCCTCCGAGATCGGATCCGACCTCGCGTATCGTGGCGGCGAATCCACGTCGCCATTTCGCTTCGATCAGTTTGAATCCGATCACGACCAACGCGACGATCACCCCGATGGTGATGCCCCCGGTCTTCCAGTTCCCGGTGATCAACGCAAACAACACGAATGGCAAGCACACCAGCACGGTCAGCAGACCCACCAGCTTCGCCATCAAACCCTTGAAGGACTTGCCGAGTTCGCCGAGCATCATGGCCGGGTCGATGTGTCGGGTCATCAGGAGGATGGGGACCAGTGGGCCGAGTGCCTGAGCGGCGGTCATGGGGGTTCCGGCGGGGCCGCTGATGCGGCATTGATGCTGGTAGCCATCGGCCTCGATGCACTGCACGTCCCAGTCCGTCCAGCAATGCGCCATCTCGCCTGCGACGGATCGGATCTCGCGTCGGCCCCATAGATCGATTCGGCGCGCCGGCACATCAAACAGGACGGCTTCGCTGACGTTGCGTTCGGCGGGCACGTCGTAGGCCGGCAGCGATTTTAAACGCGCCAGCGGGTCGTCTTCGTTGCGAACCACATCCGACGTGATTTCACCGATCAGGCGATGCTGGACCGTTTGGTCGTCGTCCACGATCGTCACCCAGGCAAAGAACTCGTCTTCGCCATCGGGATCAAATTCTTCGCAATGCGGCGTTTCCTCGTCCAACGTTTCACTACGGAATTCCAGCGGATCAACGTTAGCGTCGACGACTCGCAATCGCTGCGCACTGGCGTGGCTGATCGAATCACCGGCGGCGATTTGCAGGTCACACATCGAATCGGCGTACAGGATCTCGAACCCCGGCCAGGCTTCGGCGATCAGGGTGTCCAGCAGTTGCTGCGACCGCGGTTGGTCGACCTCGTCGTTTTCGCTGTACCACAGCAATGCCTGGGCGTCATAATCGATCACCGCACCGGCTTCGCAATCGGTGTCGAATTCGTTGACCGGTTCACGGCCGGCCAGCCACTGGTGCAACGCATCCTGACCCCAGACCAGCTGACGCGCGAAACAAGCCGCGCCGTAGGGGTCGATAAACATGGTGGTTTCCCCGTCGCGAATCAACGCAATCAGTGCGGCCTGGATCATCTTCGTCGGTCTGCTGGTTTACGGTTGCCAAGCGACACGTCCGCCGCGCTGGATGTGTGCACGAAGCGAGCGTTTCAGCTGGCTCGTGATTCGCGGGTTCTTTCCGATCACGTTGTGTTCTTCATACGGGTCGATCTCTAGATCATACAGTTCCAGCGGTGAGAACGGGTCGTTCTGCATCAATTTCCATCTGCCGCGGATGAGAGCATGGTAGGCGCCGCCGACGTATCGATTGTTGCCTTCGCGACGGACAAAGTACAGTTCCCGGGGTTCGTCGGGCATCGGTCGGTCTTGCAAAATCGGCATCAAGCTGACCGCGTCCGACTCCGGGTCCCGCACGGCGCCGGCCAGTTCCAAATACGTCGCCGTCAGGTCAAACGTCAACCCAGCATAGTCCGATTCGCTGCCGGCGAGGCTCTTGTCCAGCGGGCGAATGATGAAGGGGACTTTTAATCCGCCGTCATAATGGCTTTGTTTGCCCTCGCGCCAGGGCAGATTTCGCTGGCCGTGTGGAATTGATCCGCCGTTGTCACTGGTGAAGGCGACGACCGTGTTGTCGCGAAAACCCAGGCTGTCCAGGTGCGTCAGAAATCGCCCCAGATGGAAGTCCAAGTGCTCCACAAAGGCGACGTTCAATGCCCGTTTTTCATCCATGTCGGGAAAACGCTCTTTCGTACGGTCCAACCAGTCCGGCGGCGGTTGGATCGGGAAGTGCGGCGCGTTGTAGGGCAGATACAGAAAGAACGGTTGCTCGGGTGACTTGTTTCGCTCGTCTACGTAATCGATCGCCCATTGGGTGAACAACTCGGTCGCATGGCCCTCCGGTTCGATCGGATCGGCGTTGTGACGCATGAAGTTGATGCCGCCACGACGATGATGGTAATAGTCATCCATCATGTCACCCAGAAAGCCATGGAACAGGTCAAAGCCGCGTTCATTGGGCGTGTTGGGTGAGCTTAACCCCAAGTGCCATTTGCCGACGATCGCGGTATGGTAACCGGCATCGCCCAACCGGTCGGCGATCGTCACTGCGCCGGGGGCGAGGTACCCCCACGAATCCGGCGGCGAGGTCCGAATCACACCCGGCACCCCGACACGATCGGCATAGCGACCGGTCATGATCGCCGCACGCGTCGGCGAACACACCGTGCAGTTGGCACGCATGCTCGTAAACGTGATCCCTTGGGCGGCCAGGCGATCCAAGTTGGGTGTTCTTAAATCCGGTGCCCCCTGATAGCTGACATCGCCGTATCCCAGATCATCGGCCAGAATCAGCACCAAGTTGGGACGCTCTGTCGACTGCGCCGTCGCCAGCGATGTTGTACCGCCAAACGCAATCAGACTTGCCGCGGCAGTGAGGGCCGATCGGACGAGTCTGCGTACCGATGGAGTCACCAATGGTCGGCGACAACATGCCCGGGCCAAGCCAAGAAACTGAATCATCTCGATCCTTCCGTTAAAATTTCAGACAATGCTTGATCCTCTCACCTGGGCGCAGAAAAAAACAGGAGGTCGCTGCCCTGTCGACCGGACAGTGATCCCCTGGTGGTATGGAACCTAAACACTGTTTCCGGGCAATAGTTTCTTCTCTCCAACCGCCCAAGTCAAATCTCGTCAGCGAACCACTCGCACACTTGATGTGTTAACCGAGAACCCCAACTTTCGGATCAGGTTTGATGCCGGTCCAACTTGGGAACCCGCTCAATCGAATCTGACGTTTCATGTCGCCGACGTGACCTTCCGGCCAGGCGTCAATCGGACGCTTCGGTTGAGTCAAATGAAACAGCTCGCACGACGATGCACGGGCGTGCTGGAAGGTTTCAATGACGGCAATTCCGATCGTCAAGTGTTACGTTTGTTGCCGAAGCCGATCTTTCGATTCGGTAATTCAAATGTCAAAACCGGGGGCGATGCCGTCGACGGTGCCATTTTTGTGTTCGCCCAAGGCAATGATCCGGAGATCTTGTTGATCATCGAAGCGACGCTTGCCGAGGGGCAGCCTGTGTGGCGTTATGCCTTCGCCAGAGCATCCTCCGCAAAACTCTCCGCAGCGTTCGACGGAGAAACGGTTTGGACCGCTAACAAATTCCCTGACGACTCGGTCGCTTCCGGTCCACACTTTACCGTCCGCCAAGCGATCGATTCGATTGACTAGCTGGACAGCGCCACTTTGGCGTAGCTACGCTCGCCAGAGCGTGGAAAACCCAGGGGATCCACCTTCCGGCGAAGGTAGCTACGTTCGACCGGCGATCCACAGCGTTTCTTCAGCAAAGTGGCGCTGTCCAGCTAGTGCCGCGTCCAAATCGGGACGCGGCTAGCGACCGAGGGTCTGAGAGGACCGATAGGACACATGCGACATAGAGGTCCTATTGGTCCCATCCGTCCGATCGCACCCAACTCCCTTCCATGCGGCAGTCACCTCCGGCGCGTTGATGATGAGAGCTCGAACGTCAGCGGCGGGCCATCTTTCGTTGCTTGCGAAACTGGTTCGGGTTGGTCGCCTGGCCGGTGACTTCGTACAAGAACTGACTGGGGATCGTCGGCACGGGCTTACCCCATTTGCGCCGCGTCAGCGCCATCGAAAGCGTCAGTTGTTCTTGGGCGCGGGTGATTCCGACGTAACACAGTCGCCGTTCTTCGGCGATGTCTTCCTCGCGGCCCGATTTGACGCTGCGCGAATGCGGCAGCAAGCCTTCCTCCATCCCGACCATATAGACCACCGGGAACTCGAGGCCTTTGGCGGCATGCAGGGTGAGCAGCCAAACGGCGTTCTGCATCGCCAGCTTGTCTTTTTCATTGCCCATCTCGCGACCGGAGAGGGCGATGTCGGCCAGGAAACCGGTCAAGTCGGCGTCGTCGCGATTGTCTTCGAAGGCGCCGATCGCGTTGGCCACTTCCCCGAGTGATGCCATGCGGTTTTGACGGTCTTCGGGCTCGTCGTACAGCCGGTTGATTTCATCGGCGTACGCAGTCCGCGTCAGCAACGTGTCCATCGCCGCGGACAGCGATTCGCTTTTTGCCCGGGCGGTGACGTCGGCAAACACCGATTGCAGGTCGGCGA containing:
- a CDS encoding sigma-70 family RNA polymerase sigma factor — translated: MSEFVAPSVDPDLDDVKKTRKASRRTDAAQSPLETYLREINETALLTAKEELELAARIEQGDVEARDRMVRANLRLVVNISRGYTGKGLSLQDLIEEGNLGLLRAVEGFDPTVGTRFSTYASYWIKQSIKRALINSAKTIRIPAYMVELLSKWRRATARLSEELGRTPTNEEVARVLGLPKKKLPIIRKAIRISNSTPQSDQSESGWSLGEMVMDERLKAPDEMMLDHDILRHAMELLGDLEEREAMVLKLRFGLDGSEPKTLKEIGAELGLTRERVRQIETEALRRLADGLTDPRERFGL
- a CDS encoding amidohydrolase family protein, which encodes MLIDSHHHLWTYSADQYPWINDQMSVLRRDFWTDELKTLAIENGVDGFVSVQARQTLEETETLLALAESEPLIKGVVGWVDFASDQVTAQLDRFADNRQLKGLRHVVQDEPDDRFILGADFNRGIRELAGRDLVYDVLIFARQLEPSIEFVRTHGDLPMVLDHIAKPTVKDGRVDARWESQIREIATLPNLSCKFSGVVTEVVDSCWDIETVRPYWEIVLDAFGPSRLMYGSDWPVCLLRTHYDHWLETVRSLAAELSSDEQQQIFGGTAKRIYHLE
- a CDS encoding sulfatase-like hydrolase/transferase, which codes for MIQFLGLARACCRRPLVTPSVRRLVRSALTAAASLIAFGGTTSLATAQSTERPNLVLILADDLGYGDVSYQGAPDLRTPNLDRLAAQGITFTSMRANCTVCSPTRAAIMTGRYADRVGVPGVIRTSPPDSWGYLAPGAVTIADRLGDAGYHTAIVGKWHLGLSSPNTPNERGFDLFHGFLGDMMDDYYHHRRGGINFMRHNADPIEPEGHATELFTQWAIDYVDERNKSPEQPFFLYLPYNAPHFPIQPPPDWLDRTKERFPDMDEKRALNVAFVEHLDFHLGRFLTHLDSLGFRDNTVVAFTSDNGGSIPHGQRNLPWREGKQSHYDGGLKVPFIIRPLDKSLAGSESDYAGLTFDLTATYLELAGAVRDPESDAVSLMPILQDRPMPDEPRELYFVRREGNNRYVGGAYHALIRGRWKLMQNDPFSPLELYDLEIDPYEEHNVIGKNPRITSQLKRSLRAHIQRGGRVAWQP
- a CDS encoding zinc-binding alcohol dehydrogenase family protein encodes the protein MRAIQISEVKTLKPIEIESPPAPGPGQALVRTHRMGVCGTDISCYLGKFPFFDFPRIPGHELGVEVVAVGEGVTNVAAGDRCSVEPYMNCGTCYPCRRGATNCCQNLKVIGVMMDGGLCESFLVRADKLHPSKKLSFDQLALVETLAIGCHANDRANPQPADHAMIIGMGPIGLATLEFAKFTGAKISVMDMNPDRLEFVRDNYGIENTVQFKGDGSELERMKELTGGDLYQSIVDATGNRHSMGGALNYLASTGSLVYVGITTDEITFRHPTMHKPEASILASRNALPGDFTRIIQLIEGGLINTDPWITHRTDMDKVLTDFESFTKPETGVIKAVISVSG
- a CDS encoding outer membrane protein assembly factor BamB family protein — protein: MRFLFCLSVALILAAPLTAGSPLVANERNTLYWFDSDGQVTASVKLKAAPHDIHVLPNGNVLTHQGTEIVELDANSRDVVWSFDALRLATAKKVELHSIAPLPGEKLMVALSGEGKIYEIDREGNVHKQFNLKRDRPHPHRDTRLVRPIIAGDDWTYLVAQEGDGYVREYTRNGAIVWEYDVPLFGKQPLGGHGPEAFGDSVFSALRLPNGNTLIGTGNGHSVLEVTPEKEIVWQVDQNDLKGITLAWVTTLQVRDNGNIIVGNCHAGPGQPQIVEIDRKKNVVWSFTDFEHLGNSVSNSVVLR